In Gigantopelta aegis isolate Gae_Host chromosome 6, Gae_host_genome, whole genome shotgun sequence, the following are encoded in one genomic region:
- the LOC121375949 gene encoding lectin-like: MGQQESIPTGTKAMIRHRTSGLYVHPFEGSDSPSENTRLVLHGDIHCFRFIAEECEYGYIEHVSSRMVVHPFRGKQTPIEETELVLREERTEAAWFSYDKKNQFILHKGGLYVAPSGGEEEPDENTALVLCQSPNANMRFVLDPR, from the coding sequence ATGGGTCAGCAAGAGTCGATCCCAACTGGGACCAAAGCCATGATCCGGCATCGAACAAGTGGACTGTACGTGCATCCATTTGAAGGATCGGACTCTCCCAGCGAAAACACCCGACTGGTTCTTCATGGGGACATTCACTGTTTCCGGTTCATAGCAGAGGAATGCGAATACGGGTATATCGAACATGTGTCCAGCCGTATGGTTGTGCACCCATTCCGAGGTAAGCAGACGCCGATAGAGGAAACGGAACTTGTGTTGAGGGAAGAAAGAACAGAGGCTGCCTGGTTTTCATACGACAAGAAGAACCAGTTCATCCTCCATAAAGGCGGACTTTACGTAGCGCCGTCTGGCGGTGAGGAAGAGCCAGACGAAAACACTGCGCTAGTTCTGTGTCAGTCTCCGAATGCTAATATGCGATTTGTTCTAGATCCAAGATAA